In the genome of Streptomyces sp. P3, the window GCAGTTCCAGGACCGGGCCGGGACCCATCGCGGTCGTGGACGACCAGGCCATGCCGACGAGCTCCTCGCCGTACATCTCCCAGGCCGGGTACCAGTCGGTCTCGATGGACATCAGAGGGAACCTCGTCCCGGTGTGCGCCATGTCGTTGTGGTAGCGGAAGCCGACCGACGCACCGCCGGCGTACTTGACCGCCACCACCTGCGGCAGCTCCACGAGCGTCTTGTACACCCGCCGGGGGATGATGCCGCGGAAGGCCGCGGTGTTGTCGTAGACGACGATCGCGAGCTCGGGTACGGCGGTGGCGACGTCGCGGTAGAAGCGCTCCATCACCGGGGCGACCATCTCCCCCCACATCGGCCGGCCGAGCAGCGTGCCGGTGATCCCCAGATCGGCCAGGTACTTCATCCGGGAGACCGTGTCACGGGTGTTGAGCGTGGTAGCGCCGATGAAGACCGGGAAGTCCTCGTCGACGCTCCGGACGGTCTCTGCGACACAGGCCGCGTACGCCTTCCACTCCTCCAGGGTGAGGGTGGCCATCTCGCCGAGGGTGCCGTTGAGCGCGATCGCATCGACGCCGTCGTTGATCAGGTTGCGGATCATGCGCTCGGTCTCGTCCAGGTCGACCGTGTCGACCGCGTCGACGCGCTCGGCGCCGGGCAGGGCCGGGGTCGGGGGGTAGGCCATCACACCGCGCATGTCGCGTCCGGTGATCTTGGGAAGCTTGCTCACGGTAACTCCTTCTGTAATTCCTGAATTCCTGGCGGCAGTGCGTTTTCTTGTGGGGCCTATGCGGTGGTCACAGCCGGGCTGCGGCGACCGCGGTGCCGGTGAGCCAGGCGGGTACCGGCACGTAGGCGAGGACGTCGAAGCCGACCCCGGCCGCACCCGCGGCGACAAGCCAGGTACGGATCTCGTGGGCGCCGTTGCCGGCCCGGTCGATCTCCTCGCCGGTGTACTCCGTCAGGCGCTCCGGATCGCCCGACTCCAGCCGCGCGATGAAGTCGCGGTCGAACTCCTCGTTGATGTCGCCGGATTCCGGGAGTCCGACCCAGTGCGACAGACCGCCGGTGGCGAGGACCACCACTCTCTCGGCTCCGGACTGGCTCTCCACGGCCTCGCGGATCATGCGCCCGAAGGCGTAGCAGCGCTTGGGCGTGGGCCACGGAGGGTTCACTCCGTTGACGATCACGGGGACCAGGGGGTACCTGGAGCCGGGGTCGAGGTGCTTCAGCGGGACGCAGAAGTTCTCGTCGAACTCCAGTCCCCCTTCGACCAGGGCGGGATCGAACTCCGCCCCGAGCGCGAAGGCGTACAGGTGGCTGCCCAGGGCGGCCGCGCCCGGGTACTGGTGCTGCTCGACCTGTAGAAAGCCGGCCATCTCCGCGGTCGCAGGCCCGAGATAGGAATCTCCGGTGGCGATCGCGAAGGCGGGCAGGTTGCCGAGGTGGAAGTTGGTGAAGTGCTCGACCGACACCGCGATCACGGCGTCCGGTTCGAGGTCCTCGATGCGACGACGTACGTCGGCATACGCCTGCTCCACCGTGGCCCGAGCGTCGGACGCGGCGCGCTCTGGCCACCCGGTGATGCCGGGCGAGTGGGATGCCGCGAAGGCGCCGACGATGCGGCCGTGCGTTCTCATCAGGACTTCTCTCCTCGGATCTGCGCGTAGTACGCGGCTCGGTCGACCTCCAGCTGGATCGCGCAGAAATACAGCAGGTACGGGTTGACCCTGTGCTCGTACATCGACTTGAAGTCGAGGTCCTTCATCCAGGTGCGGAACTCCCCGGTGATGCCGTAGGCGTCGAGAACCTCGTCGGGGCTCGACCGATAACGGGCCGCCACATCGGGATGCCGGCGGATGTCCCACAGGAGCCGGTGGATTGAGTACATGGCGGTCTCCGTGCCTCAGCCGAGCCGCTGGACGAACCAGTCGGCAAGGCGCGCGGTCGCGACGGAGAAGTAGTCGTAGCTGCAGTGCA includes:
- a CDS encoding dihydrodipicolinate synthase family protein, with the translated sequence MSKLPKITGRDMRGVMAYPPTPALPGAERVDAVDTVDLDETERMIRNLINDGVDAIALNGTLGEMATLTLEEWKAYAACVAETVRSVDEDFPVFIGATTLNTRDTVSRMKYLADLGITGTLLGRPMWGEMVAPVMERFYRDVATAVPELAIVVYDNTAAFRGIIPRRVYKTLVELPQVVAVKYAGGASVGFRYHNDMAHTGTRFPLMSIETDWYPAWEMYGEELVGMAWSSTTAMGPGPVLELRDALQQGRMEDARWLTERLRWAHEPFLVGQDFMEFAKYNIPLEKIRVNGAGYISVGKCRPPYTEDLVPQGHVTTTDEHVKRYLQIRAEIEQRFGKRTPKQALSQV
- a CDS encoding 2,3-dihydroxyphenylpropionate 1,2-dioxygenase, with the protein product MRTHGRIVGAFAASHSPGITGWPERAASDARATVEQAYADVRRRIEDLEPDAVIAVSVEHFTNFHLGNLPAFAIATGDSYLGPATAEMAGFLQVEQHQYPGAAALGSHLYAFALGAEFDPALVEGGLEFDENFCVPLKHLDPGSRYPLVPVIVNGVNPPWPTPKRCYAFGRMIREAVESQSGAERVVVLATGGLSHWVGLPESGDINEEFDRDFIARLESGDPERLTEYTGEEIDRAGNGAHEIRTWLVAAGAAGVGFDVLAYVPVPAWLTGTAVAAARL